The following proteins come from a genomic window of Bacillus sp. Marseille-P3661:
- a CDS encoding Ger(x)C family spore germination protein has product MKKAIIVILLLSCSIVSGLFTNERIVDDIYIVMIVGYDYVNEHLFTGTAVAPQYKADNTIENMAYSDTSSLVYENRDKLEAKSQNPLISGKLEVALFNKELAEKKGLLPYVDNLLRDPNIGSRVYLAIFDGSTEKVLHKQFKDQPTGVYFSDLLEQNIEYDNLPFTNLHTFSFQYFAEGADPILPLLNEEKEKVNISGIALFNKDKMVDSIEKSDFIYFRSMYNNFKNGALLVQLDNNDRAFITSIKSHRKFKITNNTLTPNPSITINIKMKGTLREFDGPETSPSLIKEIEKQIEKEVKTKTSNMIKDFQAKGIDPVGIGEQFRNYDRNWDKSKWEDLYPNVKVTINVDFTILEHGVVK; this is encoded by the coding sequence ATGAAAAAAGCAATCATTGTTATTCTTTTATTAAGCTGCAGTATTGTGTCAGGCTTATTTACAAATGAACGTATTGTTGATGATATATATATAGTGATGATTGTCGGCTACGATTATGTAAATGAACATTTATTTACGGGTACAGCTGTTGCACCGCAATATAAAGCAGACAACACAATTGAAAATATGGCTTATTCTGATACATCATCTTTGGTATATGAAAATCGAGACAAGCTAGAAGCAAAATCACAAAACCCCTTAATAAGCGGGAAACTTGAAGTCGCACTCTTTAATAAAGAATTAGCCGAAAAAAAAGGTTTATTACCATATGTTGATAATCTACTTCGAGATCCTAATATCGGTTCTCGTGTATATTTAGCCATTTTTGATGGTTCGACAGAAAAAGTTCTTCATAAACAGTTCAAAGATCAACCAACCGGAGTATACTTTTCTGATTTACTTGAACAAAATATTGAATATGATAATTTACCATTTACAAATTTGCACACCTTTTCATTTCAATATTTTGCTGAAGGAGCTGATCCTATATTACCTTTATTAAACGAGGAAAAAGAAAAAGTGAATATTAGCGGTATAGCATTATTTAATAAAGATAAAATGGTTGATAGTATTGAAAAAAGCGACTTTATCTATTTCAGAAGCATGTATAATAACTTTAAAAATGGGGCCTTGTTGGTACAATTAGATAATAATGATCGCGCATTTATCACAAGTATTAAATCTCACCGAAAGTTTAAGATAACAAACAACACTCTAACACCTAATCCGAGTATTACAATTAATATAAAGATGAAAGGTACACTAAGGGAATTTGATGGTCCAGAGACTAGTCCTTCATTAATAAAAGAAATTGAAAAACAAATAGAAAAAGAAGTTAAAACGAAAACAAGTAATATGATAAAAGATTTCCAAGCAAAAGGCATAGACCCAGTTGGAATTGGCGAACAATTTAGAAACTACGATAGAAATTGGGATAAAAGCAAGTGGGAAGACCTCTATCCTAACGTCAAGGTTACGATTAATGTAGATTTTACAATCTTAGAGCATGGTGTCGTCAAATAA
- a CDS encoding LysR family transcriptional regulator, translating to MDIRQLRYFIAIAEEGTITKAADKLHMAQPPLSRQLKLMEEELGIMLFERNKKKKVTLTLQGELFLEKAKQILFSLEEGIKEVKQFGDQISGTLAIGSTVYCAPLMVTALTNFRKQYPDLRFNIWEGNSTRLAELLENRKIDIAISAGPFSKTNIEIQKLSEDPCVLVVPTNFHFEEDLIDVSVIATLPLILLRPSFGGGLYDQIINEFLRRNIEPNILCVCHDSAMLLNLVSTGFGATVIPSSIASFLWQKPSGQYKIYKIKENPWISEPALIWRSNGFLSAAAKEFIHLIETND from the coding sequence ATGGATATTAGACAATTACGCTATTTTATTGCAATTGCTGAAGAAGGAACCATTACCAAAGCTGCGGATAAACTTCATATGGCACAACCACCACTTAGTCGCCAATTAAAATTAATGGAAGAAGAGCTCGGAATTATGCTTTTTGAAAGAAATAAGAAAAAGAAAGTAACATTAACCTTGCAAGGTGAATTGTTTCTGGAGAAAGCTAAACAAATTTTATTTAGTTTAGAAGAAGGTATTAAAGAGGTAAAGCAATTTGGAGACCAGATTAGCGGTACATTAGCTATTGGTTCTACTGTATATTGTGCACCACTAATGGTAACAGCATTAACTAATTTTCGAAAGCAATATCCTGACCTTCGTTTTAATATATGGGAAGGTAATTCTACTCGGTTAGCAGAATTGCTAGAAAACCGCAAAATTGATATCGCTATATCTGCCGGCCCTTTTTCGAAAACTAATATAGAAATCCAAAAACTAAGTGAAGATCCATGCGTGTTAGTTGTTCCAACTAACTTTCATTTTGAAGAGGACTTAATCGATGTGTCAGTCATCGCGACACTCCCATTAATACTGCTGCGCCCCTCCTTTGGTGGTGGTCTTTATGATCAAATAATAAATGAGTTCTTAAGAAGAAATATAGAGCCAAACATACTTTGTGTATGCCATGATTCAGCCATGCTACTGAATTTAGTTTCAACTGGTTTCGGCGCCACTGTCATTCCTTCGTCCATCGCTTCATTTCTATGGCAAAAGCCTTCAGGACAATATAAAATCTATAAAATTAAGGAAAATCCGTGGATATCAGAGCCAGCCCTTATTTGGAGATCCAACGGCTTTCTATCAGCTGCTGCCAAAGAATTCATCCATTTAATTGAAACAAATGATTAA
- a CDS encoding spore germination protein, whose amino-acid sequence MFFKKKDTNDSISQLIQQFNKSSDFITYENKIGHTTFFVSYFKSIIDVEKLHRDILPYINENSLKSLETLSTEIPIANKIITTDEKEFRSKVLTGYIMIYLNHQAPTRYLLVQAELKQARQISIPEVEFSVVGPKESFVESIDANINLIRKRIPSPNLQITSVKVGDISNTAISILHIEGIANNENVNTIVQRIKDLQFDQIIDSSYITQLISDNHNSPFPLLLDTERPDRAASVLSEGKVIIIVDGSPHVLIGPTTLTEFFSAFEDYFLNPHVASVFRLIRVFSVSFSLLITPIYVAVLTYHFELIPKDLMNTLVTSRAQVPLPPFLEAVFLELTIELLREAGARLPTKVGQTIGIVGGIVIGTASVEAGLTSNVLLIIVALSALASFTTPVYQMGNTIRLLRFPFLLFAHVWGLVGIVLCFAFLLTHLIRLTSLGRPFLEPLYPPRLADLKDAFIRLPFSQQSKRPFELQVNDQPRFSEKKAINKKDIDE is encoded by the coding sequence ATGTTTTTTAAGAAAAAAGATACAAATGATAGTATCTCACAATTAATTCAGCAATTTAATAAATCCAGTGATTTTATTACCTATGAAAATAAAATTGGACATACAACGTTTTTTGTTTCTTATTTTAAATCCATCATAGATGTTGAAAAATTGCATCGTGATATACTGCCGTACATAAATGAAAACTCTTTAAAAAGTCTTGAAACACTATCTACAGAAATCCCAATTGCAAATAAAATTATTACGACTGACGAAAAAGAATTTAGATCAAAAGTTCTAACTGGATACATTATGATTTATTTAAATCATCAAGCGCCAACTAGATATTTGCTAGTTCAAGCAGAATTAAAGCAAGCACGGCAAATTTCTATACCTGAGGTTGAATTCAGTGTTGTTGGTCCTAAAGAGTCATTTGTTGAATCTATCGATGCAAATATTAATCTTATTCGTAAGCGGATCCCGAGCCCAAACTTACAGATTACAAGTGTAAAGGTTGGCGATATATCGAATACAGCCATTTCTATTCTTCATATCGAAGGGATTGCTAATAATGAAAATGTGAATACAATCGTTCAACGTATTAAGGATTTACAATTTGATCAAATTATTGACAGCTCATATATTACTCAATTAATTTCAGATAATCACAATTCACCATTTCCATTACTGCTAGATACCGAAAGACCTGACCGTGCTGCCTCTGTATTGAGTGAAGGCAAAGTTATTATTATTGTTGATGGATCTCCACATGTATTAATCGGACCCACAACACTAACAGAATTTTTCTCGGCGTTTGAGGATTATTTTTTAAATCCACATGTAGCGTCCGTTTTTCGGTTGATTCGTGTATTTTCAGTTTCGTTTTCATTATTAATTACACCCATATATGTAGCAGTACTCACCTATCATTTTGAATTAATACCGAAAGACTTAATGAATACCCTTGTTACCTCTCGTGCCCAGGTTCCGCTTCCACCTTTCTTGGAAGCTGTTTTTCTAGAATTAACAATTGAATTGTTAAGAGAAGCTGGAGCACGTCTCCCTACAAAAGTAGGTCAGACAATCGGTATCGTAGGTGGTATCGTAATTGGGACTGCCTCCGTTGAAGCTGGATTAACCAGTAATGTCTTATTAATCATTGTTGCGCTTTCTGCGTTAGCTTCGTTTACAACACCAGTTTATCAAATGGGCAATACGATCCGTTTATTGAGATTTCCTTTCTTATTATTTGCTCATGTTTGGGGTTTAGTAGGCATTGTATTATGTTTTGCATTTCTATTAACTCATTTAATCCGATTAACATCGCTTGGTAGACCTTTTTTGGAACCACTTTATCCGCCAAGACTTGCGGATCTAAAAGATGCTTTTATTCGTTTGCCCTTTTCACAGCAATCTAAAAGGCCATTTGAACTGCAAGTAAATGATCAGCCACGCTTTAGTGAAAAAAAAGCTATAAATAAAAAAGATATAGATGAGTAA
- a CDS encoding GerAB/ArcD/ProY family transporter, which produces MLQPIDKRFKIPSFLVLYLISSVQIGVGVLGFQPFIFDAGNDGWIAVILAGLMVHMVIWVIYTLLNKGQRDLIDIHKYVFGKWLGHTMDVLTLFYFLFTSIVVLRSYIEIVQVWVFNDMETWSFALVFMLLTYYIVMGGFRTVTGICFFSLVLPSYLMFTFLYPIEFARWENLLPILETDIMPLFKASLNMTLSYLGFSTLLIFYPFIEEGQKSQKWAHLGTFITTTVYVFIEIISITYYSKLQLKEVNWPTLGLWKIVELPFVERFEYIGISSWLIVILPNIALMMWTASRIAKRVSGFKQKYLLVILLIFLFIGCNFFDTREQINQLSNAVANFGKYFVFGYIPLLLVLQTIIGKVRKGV; this is translated from the coding sequence ATGTTACAACCAATCGATAAAAGATTTAAGATTCCCTCTTTCTTAGTATTATATTTAATATCATCCGTACAAATTGGTGTTGGTGTTTTAGGGTTTCAACCCTTTATATTTGATGCTGGTAACGATGGTTGGATTGCAGTAATTCTAGCAGGTCTGATGGTCCATATGGTAATATGGGTTATTTATACCCTCCTAAATAAGGGCCAACGTGATTTAATTGATATCCACAAATATGTATTTGGAAAATGGTTAGGACATACTATGGACGTTTTAACGCTGTTCTATTTTTTATTTACTTCTATAGTAGTGTTAAGAAGCTATATTGAAATCGTTCAAGTATGGGTGTTTAATGACATGGAAACATGGAGTTTCGCATTAGTATTTATGCTGCTAACCTATTATATAGTTATGGGTGGATTTCGCACAGTTACTGGTATTTGTTTTTTTAGTCTGGTCCTGCCGAGTTATTTAATGTTTACCTTTTTATACCCAATTGAATTTGCTCGCTGGGAAAATTTATTGCCCATACTAGAAACAGATATTATGCCATTATTTAAAGCCTCTTTGAATATGACGTTAAGTTACTTGGGTTTTTCAACTTTACTTATTTTTTATCCATTTATCGAAGAGGGTCAAAAATCACAAAAATGGGCCCACTTGGGTACGTTTATTACGACAACAGTGTATGTTTTTATTGAAATTATTTCGATAACTTATTACAGCAAGCTTCAACTTAAAGAAGTAAATTGGCCTACATTAGGTTTGTGGAAGATTGTTGAACTACCTTTTGTCGAGAGATTTGAATATATCGGCATTTCGTCATGGTTAATCGTAATTCTACCGAATATAGCTTTGATGATGTGGACAGCAAGTCGCATTGCCAAAAGAGTATCTGGCTTTAAACAAAAATATCTCCTAGTCATCTTATTAATTTTTCTGTTTATAGGTTGTAATTTTTTCGATACACGTGAACAAATTAATCAATTAAGCAATGCTGTTGCGAATTTCGGGAAATATTTTGTATTTGGTTACATTCCACTTCTCCTCGTGCTTCAAACTATTATTGGTAAAGTGAGGAAAGGAGTATGA